In the Scomber japonicus isolate fScoJap1 chromosome 18, fScoJap1.pri, whole genome shotgun sequence genome, one interval contains:
- the LOC128378610 gene encoding caskin-2-like → MRPLHYAAWQGKADSVLLLLRSGASVNGVSLDGHIPLHLAAQYGHYPVSEMLLQHQSNPCLVNKAKKTPLDLACEFGRVKVAQLLLSSNMVVALLEGERKEPTDSAFTTPLHLAARNGHKDIIRLLLTAGIDINTTTKSGTALHEASLYGKTEVVRLLLDAGVDVNIRNTYNQTALDIVNQFTTSHASKDIKQLLRDATGVLQVRALKDYWNLHDPTALNIRAGDVIMVLEQHMDGRWKGHIHDSQRGTDRVGFFPPSIVEVISRRNGGTLSRHASLPTQRQQLLSRAPLSSSLSSAPQTDDSYTLYTPPTHVVLPLANGLAANTGMSPSRLSQSGCPFEDIWVLRDSCHASAGDRNSVGSTGSVGSTRSAGSGQSTESNSAPNGLQHNTGHHDNANKPAPPAVDAAHSDLSKQPDYPAAGGTPRRQTVTVQRPAEQSFSQQFVRPQQLLEGKDAEAIYQWLSDFQLEQYTGNFISAGYDVPTISRMTPEDLTAIGVTKPGHRKKIAIEINNLNIPEWLPEYIPSDLGEWLSAIGLPQYHKKLSENGYDSISIVRDLTWEDLQEIGITKLGHQKKLMLAVKKLCDIQRAILQAESGQGTLRRKGPGALHLVTIEPPDAGGECSSPHTPKMLSFQDSELSAELQTAMSSHYGGCEEGLAIKNAVGMSQSQESIDNRSRGSGRSQEPPTAPINHHSWSQESLDGSPAKERNLPEGWDQRPLQQQLLPKQVPLGTATVFKYPAIPAKPKLPGSRGSSPHGSPALKGFSYLHSHCGSTDLNTSTRPEEYSQTLTHPKKRTHSLTRYALSDGEPDDEDEDLALPSGNLPSYATLTRKPGRSQVARLQSSPEKNGNVGRSQSFAVRARKKGPPPPPPKRLSSVSSTTSGELSDSSTTSSAGGVVTDSPGSVRSITANLEGSTEGINHPGHKPDLTEKELPPPESRETPGVRRRVQSECVQTSSSTEPERGVKSDSEEEESKGRGLDASSSPQNSSSECIPFAEEGNLTIKQRPKAPGPPRAEAVLEPPDKQAGKNLEVPEFNLKESDTVKRRHKPKDKEPGGDSPSREAGSESGGSRPPSQSQDEVSLRISEVGVERPASPATGSPIKPPLSPKPPAVAPKPVRHSLLAAQAAGPSSPTVTVSVVQSVAFTSPSSPSHGSLVPAQSPSLTAARPQVCVVGPGPESSCGTEVVQQRLDQTSTSLEAALIAVERKLNLEDSDSSRANTVKSAGTILDDIGNMFDDLADQLDAMLD, encoded by the exons gctgcTGCTGACGGCCGGCATCGAcatcaacaccaccaccaaGTCTGGGACGGCGCTGCACGAAGCGTCGCTGTACGGGAAGACGGAGGTGGTGAGGCTGCTGCTGGAC GCCGGCGTCGACGTGAACATCCGTAACACCTACAACCAGACGGCGCTGGACATCGTCAACCAGTTCACCACATCGCATGCCAGCAAGGACATCAAGCAGCTGCTGCGAG ATGCGACGGGCGTTCTGCAGGTCAGAGCTCTGAAAGACTACTGGAACCTCCACGACCCCACGGCTCTGAATATCAGAGCAGGAGACGTCATCatg GTGTTGGAGCAGCACATGGACGGACGCTGGAAGGGACACATCCACGACAGCCAGAGAGGGACGGACAGAGTCGGCTTCTTCCCTCCGTCCATTGTGGAAGTCATCAGCAGGCGGAACG GGGGCACCCTATCCCGGCACGCCTCTCTGCCCACCCAGCGCCAGCAGCTGCTGTCCAGAGCCCCCCTCTCCTCCAGCCTCAGCTCCGCCCCTCAGACCGACGACTCCTACACTCTGtacaccccccccacccacgTGGTGCTGCCGCTAGCCAACGGCCTCGCTGCCAACACAGGTA TGTCTCCGAGCCGTCTGTCTCAGTCCGGGTGTCCCTTCGAGGACATCTGGGTGCTCAGGGACTCGTGTCATG CATCTG CCGGAGACAGAAACAGTGTTGGGAGCACCGGCAGCGTTGGCAGCACCCGCAGCGCCGGGAGTGGTCAGAGCACTGAGAGCAACAGCGCACCCAATGGACTCCAACACAACACTGGTCACCATGACAACGCCAACAAG CCGGCGCCCCCTGCTGTTGATGCTGCACACTCAGACCTCAGCAAGCAGCCGGACTATCCTGCAG caggtgGGACTCCGCGGAGGCAGACGGTGACGGTGCAGAGACCTGCAGAGCAGAGCTTCTCCCAGCAGTTTGTCCGTCCTCAGCAGCTGCTGGAGGGGAAG gaTGCAGAGGCCATCTATCAGTGGCTGAGTGACTTCCAGCTGGAGCAGTACACTGGAAACTTCATCAGTGCTGGATATGATGTGCCGACCATCAGCAGAATGACGCCTGAG GATCTGACAGCCATCGGAGTGACCAAACCGGGCCACCGCAAGAAAATCGCCATTGAGATCAACAACCTGAACATTCCTGAATGGCTGCCGGAGTATATCCCA TCTGATCTGGGCGAGTGGCTCAGTGCCATCGGCCTCCCACAGTACCACAAAAAACTCTCTGAGAACGGCTACGACTCCATCAGCATCGTCAGAGACCTCACGTGGGAGGATCTGCAGGAGATCGGCATCACCAAGCTGG GCCACCAGAAGAAGCTGATGCTGGCAGTGAAGAAGCTGTGTGACATCCAGAGGGCGATCCTTCAGGCTGAATCAGGTCAAGGCACGCTGCGACGCAAAGGCCCCGGAGCCCTCCATCTGGTCACCATCGAGCCGCCCGATGCTGGAGGTGAATGCTCTTCGCCTCACACCCCAAAGATGCTGAGCTTCCAGGACAGCGAGCTGAGTGCAGAGCTGCAGACGGCCATGTCGAGCCACTACGGAGGCTGTGAGGAAGGTTTGGCCATCAAGAACGCCGTGGGGATGTCGCAGAGCCAGGAGAGCATCGACAACAGGTCCAGAGGCTCCGGTCGCTCTCAGGAGCCTCCCACAGCTCCCATCAACCACCACAGCTGGTCCCAGGAGAGCCTGGACGGCAGCCCTGCCAAGGAAAGAAACCTCCCAGAGGGCTGGGACCAGAGGcccctgcagcagcagctgctgccCAAGCAGGTGCCTCTGGGTACAGCCACCGTGTTCAAGTACCCGGCCATACCAGCTAAGCCCAAACTGCCGGGCTCACGCGGTTCCTCTCCCCACGGCTCCCCGGCACTGAAGGGTTTCAGCTACCTGCATTCTCACTGCGGCTCTAcagacctgaacacatctaCCAGACCTGAGGAATACAGCCAGACTCTGACGCATCCCAAGAAGCGCACTCATAGCCTGACCCGCTACGCTCTGTCAGACGGAGAGCCTGACGACGAAGACGAGGATCTCGCTCTTCCTTCTGGAAACCTGCCATCGTATGCCACCTTAACTCGCAAACCCGGCCGCAGCCAGGTGGCTCGATTACAGTCAAGTCCAGAGAAGAACGGCAACGTGGGACGCAGTCAATCGTTTGCGGTGCGCGCTCGTAAAAAAggtccccctcctccccctcctaaGAGGCTGAGCTCAGTGAGCAGCACCACCAGCGGAGAGCTGAGTGATAGCAGCACGACGTCGTCTGCCGGCGGTGTGGTGACCGACAGTCCAGGCAGCGTGAGGAGCATCACCGCCAATCTGGAGGGCAGCACAGAGGGGATCAATCATCCAGGACATAAACCGGACCTCACTGAGAAGGAACTGCCTCCCCCCGAGTCCAGAGAGACTccaggagtgaggaggagggtGCAGAGCGAGTGCGTCcagaccagcagcagcaccgaGCCAGAGCGAGGGGTGAAGTCAGACTCAGAGGAAGAAGAGTCTAAAGGTCGTGGACTGGATGCATCTTCATCCCCTCAGAATAGCTCCAGCGAGTGCATCCCCTTCGCCGAGGAGGGCAACCTGACCATCAAACAGAGGCCCAAAGCTCCGGGGCCCCCGAGGGCTGAGGCTGTGCTGGAGCCGCCCGACAAACAAGCAGGCAAAAACCTGGAGGTGCCTGAGTTTAACCTGAAGGAGTCGGACACAGTCAAGCGCCGACACAAACCCAAAGACAAGGAGCCGGGTGGAGACTCCCCCAGCAGAGAGGCAGGCTCAGAGTCAGGCGGCAGCAGGCCTCCATCCCAGAGCCAGGACGAGGTCAGTCTGAGGATCAGTGAGGTCGGTGTGGAGAGGCCAGCCAGTCCGGCTACAGGGTCGCCTATCAAACCTCCACTCTCCCCCAAACCTCCTGCAGTCGCCCCAAAACCGGTCCGCCACAGTCTGCTGGCAGCTCAAG CAGCTGGACCCTCGTCTCCGACTGTGACTGTCAGCGTGGTTCAGAGTGTGGCCTTCACTTCTCCGTCCTCTCCATCCCACGGGTCCCTGGTTCCAGCCCAG AGCCCCTCTCTGACAGCAGCGAGGCCTCAGGTGTGCGTGGTGGGGCCGGGCCCCGAGTCGTCCTGTGGGACAGAGGTGGTCCAGCAGAGACTGGATCAGACTAGCACGTCTCTGGAAGCCGCTCTGATCGCCGTCGAGAGGAAACTGAACCTGGAGGACTCCGACAG CAGCAGAGCGAACACAGTGAAGTCAGCAGGAACCATTTTAGACGACATCGGCAACATGTTCGATGACCTGGCCGACCAGCTGGACGCCATGTTGGACTGA